A stretch of Oscillospiraceae bacterium DNA encodes these proteins:
- a CDS encoding class I tRNA ligase family protein translates to MEKNFERPSFPKRAVITAGMPYGNKELHFGHVGGVFVHADVFARFLRDRLGAENVIFVSGTDCYGAAIEIGYEKEKSNGFEGTIQDYVAGNHDNQAQTLSEYQISLNLFGASALGEGGRIHTALSAEIFNQLYKDKKLKLESTLQFFDEEKQVFLNGRQVTGRCPIQGCKSEIAYADECALGHQYSPSELIAPISVLSNKPPVQVPVSNWFINLPAYQKVMEKALEDWSKMPCCRKVLTDVIREFLKKPCIYIKKELVEQVKSLEGMPPFEFSEEEQKASVALVVENLECRDKAVAVLSANGMRYRTGKTLVPFRLSGNVKWGVPVPDVKETSNLTFWVWPESLWAPISFTKAVLDDGTEGREWEKWWKSDDAQVYQFIGEDNIYFYGIAEIILFYLLGNSIRLPVIVPNHHLLYGKTKASSSGEIKPPKASQLLDYYTSEQLRMHFLNASMAERSIGFEPKPFLFPNQEGYDTVLNEGNLLTNVFNRLVRSCFYTVQKYEEGIYPSGAVSDEIKQKSDEVILQYEKFMSELSFDKIFELLNIYVRDANKDWSVRCKSENPADIDQLLIDSFHIVRVMAALLHPIAPSGCEMIRDYLRVDESIWDWQYIFEPLNFFVKPGHQFVFLEPKVDFFKKHSSQI, encoded by the coding sequence ATGGAAAAGAATTTCGAGAGACCGTCATTTCCGAAAAGAGCGGTCATCACTGCCGGAATGCCGTATGGAAACAAAGAACTGCATTTCGGTCATGTGGGCGGCGTGTTCGTCCATGCCGATGTGTTCGCACGCTTTTTGAGGGATCGGCTCGGTGCGGAAAATGTCATTTTCGTTTCAGGAACAGACTGCTACGGTGCGGCAATCGAGATCGGTTACGAAAAAGAAAAAAGCAACGGCTTCGAGGGCACTATTCAGGATTATGTCGCCGGAAACCACGACAATCAAGCTCAGACCCTTTCCGAATATCAAATTTCCTTAAACCTTTTCGGCGCATCCGCGCTCGGTGAGGGCGGCAGAATCCATACTGCGCTTTCCGCTGAAATTTTCAATCAGTTATACAAAGATAAAAAATTAAAATTGGAATCGACGCTCCAGTTTTTCGACGAGGAAAAGCAGGTTTTTTTAAACGGCAGACAAGTCACAGGGCGCTGCCCGATTCAGGGGTGCAAATCCGAAATTGCTTATGCCGACGAGTGCGCACTCGGGCACCAATATAGTCCTTCGGAACTGATTGCGCCGATCAGTGTATTATCAAACAAACCCCCGGTGCAGGTTCCGGTCAGCAACTGGTTCATCAATCTCCCCGCCTATCAAAAAGTGATGGAAAAGGCGCTGGAGGATTGGTCAAAAATGCCCTGCTGCCGCAAGGTCTTGACTGATGTTATCCGGGAGTTTTTGAAAAAGCCCTGCATCTATATCAAAAAAGAACTGGTCGAACAAGTTAAATCGCTCGAAGGTATGCCGCCTTTTGAATTTTCGGAGGAGGAACAAAAGGCCTCTGTCGCTTTGGTTGTCGAGAATCTGGAATGTAGGGACAAAGCAGTCGCAGTGTTATCCGCAAATGGTATGCGTTATCGCACCGGAAAGACCCTCGTCCCGTTCCGGCTCTCCGGAAACGTCAAATGGGGCGTACCCGTTCCCGATGTCAAAGAGACCTCGAATCTGACCTTCTGGGTGTGGCCGGAGTCCCTTTGGGCGCCGATTTCGTTTACCAAGGCGGTGCTCGATGACGGCACTGAGGGCAGGGAATGGGAAAAATGGTGGAAATCCGACGATGCGCAGGTGTATCAGTTCATCGGTGAAGACAATATCTATTTTTACGGCATCGCCGAGATTATCCTGTTTTATTTGCTAGGGAATTCAATCCGCTTACCTGTCATTGTTCCGAATCACCATCTACTGTACGGAAAGACAAAAGCGTCAAGCAGCGGGGAGATCAAGCCCCCAAAAGCATCGCAGCTGCTGGATTATTACACTTCCGAACAACTGCGCATGCACTTTTTGAACGCGAGCATGGCGGAGCGGAGCATCGGATTCGAGCCGAAGCCGTTTTTGTTCCCGAATCAAGAGGGTTACGACACCGTGTTAAACGAGGGAAATCTGCTCACCAACGTCTTCAACCGTCTGGTGCGCTCCTGCTTTTACACAGTTCAAAAATATGAGGAAGGCATATACCCCTCAGGTGCTGTCAGCGACGAAATCAAACAAAAATCCGACGAGGTCATTTTGCAGTACGAAAAGTTTATGTCCGAACTCAGCTTCGATAAGATTTTCGAGCTTTTAAACATTTATGTACGCGACGCCAATAAGGACTGGTCGGTGCGCTGCAAATCCGAGAACCCGGCGGATATCGATCAGCTCTTGATCGATTCGTTTCATATCGTCCGAGTGATGGCAGCATTACTCCATCCCATTGCGCCGTCGGGCTGCGAAATGATCCGTGACTATCTGCGGGTGGACGAAAGCATCTGGGACTGGCAGTACATTTTCGAACCGCTGAACTTTTTCGTGAAACCCGGCCATCAATTCGTGTTCCTCGAGCCCAAAGTGGATTTTTTCAAAAAGCACTCGTCGCAGATATAA
- a CDS encoding type II toxin-antitoxin system PemK/MazF family toxin — protein sequence MSVKRGDIYYADLSPVVGSEQGGIRPVLIVQNDIGNRFSPTVIAAAITSQRTKAKLPTHIELDAEDCGLSKNSIILLEQIRTIDKQRLRERMGRLNDFSMQKVDHALSISFGLAETQEADYSLNGVAL from the coding sequence ATGAGCGTCAAACGAGGGGACATCTATTACGCCGATTTGAGCCCGGTCGTTGGATCGGAGCAAGGCGGAATCCGTCCGGTGTTGATCGTCCAAAACGATATCGGAAACCGATTCTCCCCGACCGTCATCGCGGCGGCTATCACCAGTCAGCGTACGAAGGCCAAATTACCGACGCACATCGAGTTGGATGCCGAGGACTGCGGACTTTCAAAGAATTCGATTATCTTGTTGGAACAGATCCGCACCATCGATAAACAGCGGCTGCGTGAACGTATGGGCCGATTGAACGACTTCTCAATGCAGAAAGTCGACCACGCGCTGAGCATCAGTTTCGGACTCGCCGAAACTCAGGAGGCTGACTACAGCCTGAACGGCGTAGCATTATAA